From Methanobacterium congolense, one genomic window encodes:
- the msrA gene encoding peptide-methionine (S)-S-oxide reductase MsrA → MPDEKLVEGKFQRATFAGGCFWGVEQAFRQIKGVVDTEVGYTGGELENPTYRDVCSGKTGHAESVEVTYDPSVVSYKELLEVFWNIHDPTTFNRQGPDVGEQYRSVIFYHNPEQKEAAITSKKELESSDRYRDPIVTQILPAEKFWSAEEYHQRYLEKRGRRFCGL, encoded by the coding sequence ATGCCAGATGAAAAGCTTGTAGAAGGTAAATTTCAAAGGGCAACCTTTGCAGGGGGATGTTTCTGGGGAGTTGAACAGGCATTCAGACAGATCAAGGGTGTTGTGGATACTGAAGTTGGTTACACAGGTGGTGAACTTGAAAATCCAACTTATCGTGATGTTTGTTCAGGGAAAACTGGTCATGCTGAATCAGTTGAGGTTACCTACGATCCATCTGTTGTATCATACAAAGAACTTCTTGAGGTTTTCTGGAATATACACGATCCAACGACCTTCAACCGTCAGGGGCCTGATGTGGGGGAGCAATACCGTTCTGTGATATTTTACCACAACCCTGAGCAGAAGGAAGCTGCAATAACTTCAAAGAAAGAATTAGAAAGTTCAGACCGTTACAGGGATCCTATCGTGACGCAGATCCTGCCTGCAGAGAAGTTCTGGAGTGCTGAGGAGTACCATCAGAGGTACCTTGAAAAGAGGGGAAGAAGGTTCTGTGGTCTTTAA